AATAAACTCTTGTGATTTTATAGATTCTAATATAGATTCTGTTTGCTTTCGTACTGTATTAAACCAGTTTATCATACTTTAGTTTTTAATGTTTTTGTTGCTATTTCAGGGTTTTCAGCTTTAGATATTGCAGACACTACGGCAATACCAGTAGCGCCATTTTTAATTATCTCGGTAGCATTGTATATATGTATTCCTCCTATACAAACTATAGGTTTTTTATAAACTTCACAAATTTTAATAAGTCCTGCAATTCCTAAAGGAGCGTCTAAATCTCTTGTTTTTGTCTGTGTAGCAAAAATTGGAGATACACCTATATAATCTATTTCACTAGCTGTTTGAGCTTGTATTGCTTGAGAGACATTACTTACAGAAAGACCTATAATTTTTGTACTTCCCAACAAGTTTCGTGCTACCTTAAAGGGCATGTCTGTTTGTCCCAAGTGAACTCCATCTGCATTTACAGCGAGAGCAATATCTACACGATCGTTAATGATTAACGGCACTTTATAAATTTCACATAGAGATTTAGCTTGTAAAGCTCTGTTGTAAAACGTCTTTGTGTCGCAAGTTTTTTCTCTTAATTGAATACATGAAGCACCACCAATTAAAGCTGCTTCTAAAATCTCGAAAAATTTAATGTCATTTGTAATGCTATCATCTGTTACATACATTAATGACAGGGTAGCATTATTCATTTAAGATTAAGTATTCTGAAAGTTGATCTGAAGTTAAAAGGTGAAGGTTATCTAAAAAATTCATTTGAAAACTACCAGGACCATTAGATGCGTTCTTAGTAATATCTCCAGTAACACCCATAATAGCCATTGCAGCTGTAGCAGCTAAATGTGTATTGCCTTCAACAGCTATACACGCACCTACCATCGCTGTCGCAGTACAACCCATACCTGTAATTTTAGCCATTAATGCATCTCCGTTTGAAACTGTACTTACCTTTTCTCCAGTAACTATAATATCTTTTTCTCCACTAATAACTATTGTATTTCCTAATTCTTTAGAGAGTTGTTTAGCAGCTTGTATGGCATCTAAGGAGTTGTGAGTACTATCTACGCCTTTAGTAGACAATGTAGAATTTGTTAACGCCATAATTTCTGAAGCGTTACCACGTATAACATCTGGTGTATATGTAGCAATAATTTCTTGAGCAGTTTCTGTTCTGTAGGTAGATGCTCCTACTCCAACAGGATCAAACACAAATGGTGTTTTTGTTTTGCTTGCTTTTTGAGCAGCTAGTTTCATAGCCTCTACCCAATTTTTGCTTAAAGTTCCCATATTTATAACTAAAGCTGAAGAAATTGTCACAATATCTTCTACTTCTTCTTTAGCGTGAGCCATTACTGGAGATGCGCCTATAGCAAGTAAAGCATTAGCCGTATTGTTCATAACAACATAATTGGTAATGTTATGTACTAAAGGAGATTTTTCCCTAATGGCAGTTAAAATAGATGGAATTTGATTCATGTCTTAGTGGTTAATTAGTTGGTAAAATTCACTAAGTAAAGAAAAAAACTGTTTGTGTTAATTACAAACTAAAGCATAGGTTTTTAAACATTGAATGTAAGATAGAATAAAAGCTCAAAAATCAAGGAGTGATTATAGCCTAAAGCTAATCTATCTCATAGTTGAGTTTCATTGTGATTGATGCCGTTTTTTCTCTAGAACTTGTATTATAAGTGCCGCCCCAAGAATAATCTTCATTTGAGTTTTGACCCGTAATTTGAAAGATTCCCATTCTTGCAGATTGTAGTTCGCCAAGGTTTCCGCCAGAGAATTCAGATATTTTTTCTGCTCTTATTCTTGCATCTTCAGTAGCTTTTGAAATCATTTCAATTTTTAGATCTGCTAGTTTTGTATAGTAATAGCGTGGTGGTTCAGAGTAAAACTTCACGCCTTGGTTTAATAATTCAGTTATTTCTCTAGACAGTTTTTCTATCTTATCTACATCTTTAGATTCTATTTTAATAGATTGTGTAAGTTCATAACCAACAAATTCTTCGCCTACATAGTTTCCATTTTCAGAATAAACTTGTTTGTTTTTTTGATTTGTTTTTACTGCACTATAAATTAACTGATTGTCATTTATACCTTTAGATGATAAGTAATCATCTATAGTTGCCTTATTTTGCTCTAAGGTTATATAGGCTTGTTTAAGGTTAATGTCCTGTGCTCCGAACCTACCTTCCCAAACTATAAGATCTGAAGAAAAGTCTGTTTTTCCTAAGCCTGTTACTTCTATACTGTTATTTACCTTGTTTCTATCTGCATAGGCATTTCCTAAGAAGATTGAAGCTACAACTATTGCAATAGCAAAAATAATGGCACTTAAATATTTCATAATACGTGTAAGATTTGGACAAGTAATTTAATTAATTATTACAAACCTTTAAGTTAGCCTTGTGTTAAATGGTA
This region of Croceibacter atlanticus HTCC2559 genomic DNA includes:
- the thiE gene encoding thiamine phosphate synthase, which codes for MNNATLSLMYVTDDSITNDIKFFEILEAALIGGASCIQLREKTCDTKTFYNRALQAKSLCEIYKVPLIINDRVDIALAVNADGVHLGQTDMPFKVARNLLGSTKIIGLSVSNVSQAIQAQTASEIDYIGVSPIFATQTKTRDLDAPLGIAGLIKICEVYKKPIVCIGGIHIYNATEIIKNGATGIAVVSAISKAENPEIATKTLKTKV
- the thiM gene encoding hydroxyethylthiazole kinase gives rise to the protein MNQIPSILTAIREKSPLVHNITNYVVMNNTANALLAIGASPVMAHAKEEVEDIVTISSALVINMGTLSKNWVEAMKLAAQKASKTKTPFVFDPVGVGASTYRTETAQEIIATYTPDVIRGNASEIMALTNSTLSTKGVDSTHNSLDAIQAAKQLSKELGNTIVISGEKDIIVTGEKVSTVSNGDALMAKITGMGCTATAMVGACIAVEGNTHLAATAAMAIMGVTGDITKNASNGPGSFQMNFLDNLHLLTSDQLSEYLILNE
- a CDS encoding SIMPL domain-containing protein is translated as MKYLSAIIFAIAIVVASIFLGNAYADRNKVNNSIEVTGLGKTDFSSDLIVWEGRFGAQDINLKQAYITLEQNKATIDDYLSSKGINDNQLIYSAVKTNQKNKQVYSENGNYVGEEFVGYELTQSIKIESKDVDKIEKLSREITELLNQGVKFYSEPPRYYYTKLADLKIEMISKATEDARIRAEKISEFSGGNLGELQSARMGIFQITGQNSNEDYSWGGTYNTSSREKTASITMKLNYEID